Proteins from a genomic interval of Candidatus Alcyoniella australis:
- a CDS encoding radical SAM protein, whose product MSNSQSRKLKIQTPIERVSLIYPPYGAVKNEPGIKAVKENYGVFPSLSLAYVGGVFQNIGVKVQFIDANAMQLSLSETIDKVRGFGPQLICFTITTYLFYQTLEWVRSIREATGVSTLLGGVHMGIYPSETMTHGEIDLGVIGEAEETVPELIAALNSGRDLAEVNGLIFRREDAPDGVMVTPPRPLFQDVDNSPYPCRELLPNDRYYSFISQFKNFTPMITSRGCPFHCIFCEQGGMKFRPRSASNVVDEIEQCYHVYKVREIDVFDSSFTTQRNRVIEICDEINRRNLKIYWAIRSRVDLVNAEMLEALHSAGCKRIYYGIESGDPDVLRTLRKETDLAKIKQIIDLTNRIGIDTFGYFMVGSPGETARTIKQSIRFAIKLNLDYAQFSKVTPMPATELYRMLIQERGRDYWSEYILDPSMEIYMPRPGCAMSEDEVQRWTRSAYLRFYFRPKYIIKALLRLKSWREFTRSVYTAWSMVAEKLFEKMWFNKKQY is encoded by the coding sequence ATGAGCAACAGCCAGTCCAGAAAGCTGAAGATCCAAACGCCGATCGAGCGCGTCAGTCTGATCTACCCGCCATATGGTGCTGTCAAGAACGAGCCGGGGATCAAGGCGGTCAAAGAGAACTACGGCGTGTTCCCCAGCCTGTCGTTGGCCTACGTCGGCGGCGTGTTCCAGAACATCGGCGTCAAGGTCCAGTTCATCGATGCCAATGCGATGCAGCTGAGCCTTTCCGAGACCATCGACAAGGTCCGGGGTTTCGGGCCGCAGCTGATCTGCTTCACCATAACCACCTACCTTTTCTACCAGACGCTGGAATGGGTGCGCTCGATCCGCGAGGCCACCGGCGTGTCCACGCTGCTCGGCGGCGTGCACATGGGGATCTACCCCAGCGAGACCATGACCCACGGCGAGATCGACCTGGGCGTGATCGGCGAGGCCGAGGAGACGGTGCCCGAGCTGATCGCGGCGCTGAACTCAGGCCGCGATTTGGCCGAGGTCAACGGTCTGATCTTCCGCCGCGAGGACGCTCCGGATGGCGTGATGGTCACGCCGCCGCGTCCGTTGTTTCAGGACGTCGACAACTCGCCCTACCCCTGCCGCGAGCTGCTGCCCAACGACCGCTACTACTCGTTCATCTCGCAGTTCAAGAATTTCACGCCGATGATCACCAGTCGTGGCTGCCCGTTCCACTGTATTTTCTGCGAGCAGGGCGGAATGAAGTTCAGGCCGCGTAGCGCCTCGAACGTGGTCGACGAGATCGAGCAGTGCTACCACGTGTACAAGGTGCGCGAGATCGACGTGTTCGACAGCTCGTTCACCACCCAGCGCAACCGCGTGATCGAGATCTGCGACGAGATTAACCGCCGCAATCTCAAGATCTACTGGGCGATCCGCTCGCGCGTCGATCTGGTCAACGCCGAAATGCTCGAGGCGCTGCACAGCGCGGGCTGCAAGCGGATCTACTACGGCATCGAGTCGGGCGACCCCGACGTGTTGCGCACCCTGCGCAAGGAAACCGATCTGGCGAAGATCAAGCAGATCATCGACCTGACAAATCGAATCGGGATCGACACCTTCGGCTATTTCATGGTCGGTTCGCCGGGCGAGACCGCACGGACCATCAAGCAGTCGATCCGCTTCGCGATCAAACTCAACCTGGACTACGCACAGTTCAGCAAAGTCACGCCGATGCCGGCCACCGAGCTCTACCGGATGCTGATCCAGGAGCGTGGACGCGACTATTGGAGCGAATACATCCTGGACCCCTCGATGGAAATCTACATGCCGCGTCCGGGATGTGCGATGAGCGAAGACGAGGTTCAGCGCTGGACGCGCTCAGCCTACCTGCGCTTCTATTTCCGTCCCAAATACATCATCAAGGCGCTGCTGCGGCTCAAGAGCTGGCGGGAGTTCACGCGCTCGGTCTACACCGCCTGGAGCATGGTCGCCGAAAAGCTGTTCGAGAAGATGTGGTTCAATAAAAAGCAGTATTGA